One window of Quercus robur chromosome 12, dhQueRobu3.1, whole genome shotgun sequence genomic DNA carries:
- the LOC126709141 gene encoding uncharacterized protein LOC126709141, translating to MEASSSSSSGSSNDTSISSSIDGNSGIVTNQRKANEFQGIQIGNPFTLKVGQVFTGFGLGCGIGIGVGRPINLGAIPMLNQVMSATRGATDALSGVSRHVNDTMRKLGAKNIEAGVGCGVGFGHGFGVGLAVKPGVLHQIQSCLMQTMTKMMLKFGIAPNLPIGQGALPASLQSGMSMMNQSLNQNPMGSIMQLGTKLPEDTSQILPGYGNIGSGSTYENMPSKGTPIDSPFGSRTEKVLSSFLQNPALKGEDTELNDMAGRLRSENNMLHVVLKHQQVIQELLEENEKLRQVLVEDLKIPSSKLQANYSSRDKSPCTDCFECRRKQRRR from the exons ATGGAGGCTAGTAGTAGCAGTAGTAGCGGTAGCAGTAATGATACTAGTATTAGCAGTAGTATTGATGGGAATAGTGGCATAGTGACGAATCAGAGGAAGGCAAATGAGTTTCAGGGAATCCAAATAGGGAATCCGTTTACTTTGAAAGTGGGTCAAGTATTTACTGGCTTTGGCCTCGGCTGTGGTATTGGTATCGGTGTTGGCAGGCCCATAAATCTAG GTGCAATACCAATGCTAAATCAAGTTATGAGTGCTACCAGAGGGGCAACTGATGCTTTATCTGGTGTTAGCAGACATGTGAATGACACT ATGAGAAAGTTGGGAGCTAAGAATATTGAAGCAGGCGTTGGATGTGGTGTTGGCTTCGGCCATGGTTTTGGAGTTG GTCTTGCTGTGAAGCCTGGGGTGTTGCATCAAATTCAATCTTGTCTTATG CAAACAATGACAAAGATGATGCTGAAGTTTGGCATTGCTCCCAATTTACCCATTGGACAAGGTGCTCTTCCAGCGTCTTTGCAAAGTGGCATGAGCATGATGAATCAATCATTAAACCAAAATCCAATGGGAAGTATCATGCAGTTGGGAACCAAGTTACCTGAAGACACATCTCAAATCCTGCCTGGATATGGAAATATTGGTTCAGGTTCAACTTATGAGAATATGCCATCAAAAGGCACTCCTATTGACTCACCTTTTGGCAGTCGAACAGAAAAGGTTCTCAGTAGCTTTTTGCAGAATCCAGCTTTGAAAGGGGAGGACACCGAATTGAATGACATG GCTGGACGCTTGCGGTCAGAAAACAACATGCTTCACGTG GTACTAAAACACCAGCAAGTCATTCAGGAGCTTTTGGAGGAAAATGAAAAGCTTCGCCAAGTACTAGTTGAAGACCTGAAAATACCATCCAGCAAGCTTCAAGCTAATTATTCAAGTAGAGATAAGTCCCCATGTACTGATTGTTTTGAGTGCcgaagaaaacaaagaagaaggtAG
- the LOC126708437 gene encoding uncharacterized protein LOC126708437, giving the protein MLLPRTLVPLFEGEEGPSVGGDAMVDVTGGEEEDGTCEDGAPLGGEGGELPVGLGASVLVGLSAGGAAVGGVDETEGGITGGEEIDDGGGVAVVVGGMAVVVGEGAVAVGVVGGLAVLGGMAVLVGADDGP; this is encoded by the coding sequence ATGCTGCTTCCACGAACACTAGTTCCTTTGTTTGAAGGTGAGGAAGGGCCCTCTGTTGGTGGCGATGCAATGGTCGACGTCACTgggggagaagaagaagatggcaCTTGTGAAGATGGCGCTCCACTCGGTGGTGAAGGTGGTGAGCTACCAGTTGGGCTTGGGGCCTCTGTGCTTGTTGGGCTTTCAGCTGGAGGAGCTGCCGTTGGTGGGGTTGATGAAACTGAAGGAGGCATAACTGGAGGTGAGGAAATagatgatggtggtggtgtggcTGTGGTGGTTGGTGGCATGGCTGTTGTGGTTGGTGAAGGAGCTGTGGCGGTTGGAGTTGTTGGTGGCTTGGCGGTGCTTGGTGGCATGGCGGTGCTTGTAGGTGCTGATGATGGACCTTGA
- the LOC126709241 gene encoding putative glycerol-3-phosphate transporter 4 produces the protein MSRSSDTTRRTPPGILLMRSIRGKDWSFSTYRYVVLFVTFIAYACYHASRKPTSIVKSVLYPDPSRPLGNGQYPWPIANVFIKEKFSDTGINRMRNKGWAPFNGPDGTSKLGEIDVAFLACYSLGMYVAGHLGDTLDLRLFLTTGMIGSGIFVGIFGMGYFWNVHVFWFFLVMQMVAGLFQATGWPSVVAVIGNWFGKRKRGLIMGIWNAHTSVGNITGSLLAASVLNYGWGWSFIVPGALIVMGGILVYFFLPAYPEDIGFTGPQGSATNAVARPNDEEAQISKRNVVGGEINTASSHGSVRRKSVGLLEACSIPGVIPFALCLFFAKLVAYTFLYWLPFYLSQTEIGGEYVSVKSAGNLSTLFDVGGIVGGILAGYMSDKLNARATTAASFMYAAIPSMLLYRTYGSISKTVNIVLMMAAGLFINGPYALITTAVSADLGTHSSLRGDSRALATVTAIIDGTGSMGAALGPLLTGFISTQGWDAVFVMLMIGALIAGLLLSRLVIAELSEKTCKPMSQSSGQQSIGAPVTQPLLSDRR, from the exons ATGTCTCGGAGTTCTGACACAACAAGGCGAACCCCACCTGGGATTTTGCTTATGAGAAGCATTAGAGGCAAGGATTGGAGCTTTTCTACTTACAGATATGTGGTTTTGTTTGTTACATTCATTGCATATGCTTGTTATCATGCTTCTCGAAAACCCACTAGCATAGTTAAGAGTGTATTGTATCCTGATCCCAGTAGGCCCCTTGGCAATGGGCAGTACCCTTGGCCAATTGCCAATGTGTTTATCAAGGAGAAATTTTCAGATACTGGCATAAATAGGATGAGGAACAAGGGTTGGGCTCCGTTTAATGGACCCGACGGGACATCAAAATTAGGGGAGATTGATGTTGCATTTCTTGCTTGTTACTCTTTGGGAATGTATGTTGCAGGCCACTTGGGCGATACGTTGGATCTTCGGTTGTTTCTGACGACCGGGATGATTGGGAGTGGAATTTTTGTTGGGATATTTGGGATGGGATATTTTTGGAATGTGCAtgtgttttggttttttcttgTAATGCAAATGGTTGCTGGATTGTTTCAAGCAACTGGTTGGCCTTCGGTCGTTGCTGTTATTGGCAATTGGTTTGGGAAGAGGAAGAGGGGTTTGATAATGGGTATTTGGAATGCACATACTTCGGTTGGGAATATTACTGGATCCCTCCTTGCTGCTAGTGTTTTGAACTACGGGTGGGGCTGGTCTTTCATAGTTCCCGGTGCATTAATAGTCATGGGAGGCATACTGGTTTACTTTTTCTTGCCTGCTTACCCTGAGGATATTGGATTTACTGGCCCACAAGGTTCAGCTACGAATGCAGTGGCAAGGCCTAATGATGAAGAAGCTCAGATAAGTAAAAGAAATGTTGTTGGAGGGGAAATAAATACTGCTTCCTCACATGGATCAGTGAGAAGAAAAAGTGTCGGGCTCCTTGAAGCTTGTTCTATTCCAGGAGTGATACCATTTGCATTGTGCCTTTTCTTTGCGAAGCTTGTGGCCTACACGTTTCTGTACTGGTTACCATTCTATTTAAGTCAGACAG AAATTGGTGGAGAGTATGTTTCTGTAAAATCCGCTGGAAATCTGTCTACTTTGTTTGATGTAGGAGGCATTGTTGGGGGAATCCTAGCTGGCTACATGTCTGATAAACTTAATGCTCGTGCTACTACAGCTGCCAGCTTCATGTATGCTGCAATTCCTTCAATGCTATTATATCGAACATATGGGAGTATTTCGAAGACTGTCAACATCGTACTTATGATGGCTGCTGGCTTGTTTATAAATGGACCCTATGCACTCATTACCACTGCAGTTTCTGCTGACCTTGGCACACATAGTTCTCTTCGAGGAGATTCTCGAGCACTGGCAACAGTGACTGCTATAATTGATGGTACAGGATCAATGGGTGCAGCTCTTGGTCCTCTTCTTACTGGGTTCATATCTACACAGGGATGGGATGCAGTTTTTGTGATGCTAATGATCGGTGCTCTTATTGCGGGGCTTCTTTTATCACGTCTGGTCATTGCTGAACTTTCTGAGAAAACTTGTAAACCAATGTCTCAATCCAGTGGCCAGCAAAGTATTGGAG CTCCTGTGACTCAACCACTTCTAAGTGATCGTAGGTGA